In Paenibacillus hexagrammi, the following are encoded in one genomic region:
- a CDS encoding PhzF family phenazine biosynthesis protein → MPPVTIYHYDAFSRIPNQGNPAGVVFDAQALTAEDMQRIAAEVGFNETVFVLPSNQATVQLTYYTPGHEINLCGHATMAAVYGLKTRGMLGGENHITIETNVGILPISMEEDHQGDILITMKQDTPKFIPFQGDRTALAVSIGIDVDELDGELPILYGSTGTWTLLVPVRRLSAFQKMKPYNDRFPGILLENPKASLHPFCMETLDQEAFMHARHFSSPYSGTIEDPVTGTASGVMGAYYLAYMRPDLKNAEFVIEQGQEMGRDGRVKVQVERSDQGQWDVRISGTAVYVKKWSI, encoded by the coding sequence TTGCCGCCCGTGACTATCTATCACTATGATGCATTTTCAAGAATTCCCAACCAGGGAAATCCAGCCGGCGTCGTATTCGATGCGCAAGCGTTAACCGCCGAGGACATGCAGAGAATTGCTGCTGAGGTGGGTTTTAACGAAACGGTCTTCGTACTTCCCTCGAACCAAGCGACAGTTCAGCTTACATATTATACGCCGGGACACGAGATTAATCTGTGCGGACATGCTACCATGGCAGCCGTGTATGGGCTAAAGACAAGAGGCATGCTAGGCGGGGAGAATCACATTACGATTGAAACCAATGTGGGAATTCTGCCGATCAGCATGGAGGAAGATCATCAAGGAGACATACTGATTACGATGAAGCAGGATACGCCTAAGTTTATTCCGTTTCAAGGAGACAGGACTGCGCTTGCAGTTTCAATCGGAATTGATGTGGATGAGCTGGATGGGGAGCTTCCCATCCTGTATGGGAGCACGGGCACATGGACGTTATTAGTGCCTGTAAGGCGGCTCTCCGCTTTTCAGAAGATGAAGCCGTATAATGACCGTTTTCCCGGTATTCTGCTGGAAAATCCCAAAGCATCTTTGCATCCATTCTGCATGGAAACGTTGGATCAAGAAGCGTTCATGCATGCGAGGCATTTCTCGTCGCCCTATTCAGGTACGATCGAGGATCCGGTGACAGGGACTGCCTCTGGAGTGATGGGGGCCTATTACTTAGCTTACATGAGACCGGACCTGAAGAACGCCGAGTTTGTGATTGAGCAGGGGCAAGAAATGGGAAGGGATGGCAGAGTTAAGGTCCAGGTTGAACGATCCGATCAAGGGCAGTGGGATGTCCGTATCAGCGGTACGGCGGTTTATGTGAAAAAGTGGAGCATCTAG
- a CDS encoding family 16 glycoside hydrolase, with amino-acid sequence MRLLILAIYVSIVFPFSAQAAETEEMPEYFADHFDQLKINDNWNVIEGPWSIDAGQLTVSKGQGYKAVWSGDQELGDVTVETDLSLSDRSGDAGLLFRTVSATPGADNVQGYYAGITASGTGAVMLGRMNNSWNELKRASVTMNPNTKYHLKVHAVGSEIQVYLNDNLVLEQTDTAYARGNVGIRMYNSLPSYDNFTVKSVEGETILSDTFDQAQDQAIEHWQAVDGSWKLQAGTITVNKGDGYKIMAEDAEFGDMTLETDVKLPSDTGTGDAGMVFRTQSAAPGADNVKGYYAGLSGDGNVILGRMNNNWTPLKIVKKFDSVDPNRFYHLKVVTYGNDIKVYVNDTRTPVLEFKGESTDKYLKGGVGLRSYRAQPMFDHFIASEYVVPPQTVEAPTPNQSPLVQTPFIPLPLGSIEAKGWLLKQLELQRDGATGYAEDLYSELSTNAGWLGGNAPDSDWERPVYYLKGLVPLAYTLRDQDLIATSQKWISAILQSQHEDGSFGPSTNDDWWPRMVALYAMKDYYEATKDARVLTFMTNYFHYQASQLPTRPLRDWGKMRVGDNIDTVLWLYNRTEDSFLLNLADTLAEQGYPLTDIFTNDGFQNYGDDFQPMHAVNVNEAIKMPTVYYQRSNDAVDRDAFQAGVENLKKHEQITGMPSGTEMLAGIGSTQGVELCAITERMQSNEEAAMILGDAHIGDALEKIAFNSLPGAMDKELKNHQYYSLPNQVESNLADHGFKQEYDNGTMPSPTSGYPCCRFNLHMGWPYFVKNMWAGVPEGGLGVIAYGPSRVKTRIKQADVTIDETTNYPFEDQIGFDVTASRSVQFPLKLRIPAWADGPTVTVNGVSQQGVISGEYMTIDRTWNSGDRVVLTVPMKLKTSTWVNNSVGIERGPLVFSLQMDENWQVESSPIAAKPGFDAAALGFNQYQISAQNPWNYGLLIDREHPEATIEVVTGPMPENPFLQASSPVKLIAKAKRISAWGKAANNVEAAEPPAGPVQSDEAIENITLVPYGSENLRVTYFPQATDKAEEAVPVQYEAEQANTFHVQLNTNNSASGGKYIGGMDYEDSYVSFTNVEVPEDGAYDMDIWYANGSGFQAATGKVLVNGEEKSIKLQGTRGWGRFMAFPLSVQLHKGSNTITFMKGTGFYELDDIVVRPHQAGVTEPDSPPAAALTGPDTVTEGQPFQTLIGISGVTQNVYAQDITVTYDPSKIEYAGSEALKDTFVIVDERKSEGQIRFIMANLGLPADQMEDPLLQLNWTAAAGSADGNTSISVSKAIVADASGEEQELESASHSLSIQAAVQVDKSVLIQRLAEAQAAYDSAIEGNSPGQYPAGSKAALQSAIDRAGAVANHSSATQAEVNQAAGVLQAALQTFLSSVVHAESGDTNQDGKYSIADLAIVASAYGKSSSDAD; translated from the coding sequence GTGAGACTATTGATTTTGGCGATTTATGTATCTATCGTATTTCCTTTCTCGGCGCAAGCAGCTGAAACGGAAGAAATGCCGGAATATTTTGCCGATCACTTTGATCAGCTCAAAATTAACGATAACTGGAATGTCATCGAAGGTCCATGGTCGATTGACGCAGGGCAGCTGACCGTATCCAAGGGACAAGGGTACAAGGCTGTTTGGAGCGGTGATCAGGAGCTGGGCGATGTCACTGTGGAAACAGATCTCAGCTTGAGCGATCGGTCGGGGGATGCAGGCTTGCTGTTCCGTACGGTTAGCGCCACACCAGGTGCCGATAATGTGCAGGGGTACTATGCCGGAATTACTGCCAGCGGGACTGGTGCTGTTATGCTCGGAAGGATGAACAACAGTTGGAACGAGCTGAAGCGCGCTTCCGTCACCATGAATCCGAACACGAAGTACCATCTGAAAGTACATGCAGTAGGAAGTGAAATTCAAGTCTATCTGAACGACAACTTGGTTCTGGAGCAAACCGATACGGCTTATGCCAGAGGGAATGTCGGTATCCGGATGTACAATTCCTTACCGTCTTACGATAACTTTACTGTCAAGTCTGTGGAAGGTGAAACCATATTGAGCGACACCTTCGATCAAGCACAAGATCAAGCTATCGAGCATTGGCAAGCCGTTGACGGCAGCTGGAAGCTTCAAGCTGGCACAATAACGGTGAACAAAGGCGACGGCTACAAAATCATGGCGGAGGATGCGGAGTTCGGGGATATGACACTCGAAACCGATGTCAAGCTCCCTTCAGATACAGGAACCGGTGATGCGGGAATGGTATTTAGAACGCAGAGTGCAGCACCGGGGGCTGACAATGTGAAAGGTTACTATGCCGGATTAAGCGGGGACGGCAACGTGATTCTGGGCAGAATGAACAACAACTGGACGCCGCTCAAAATTGTCAAAAAGTTTGATTCGGTCGATCCGAACCGCTTTTACCACTTGAAAGTCGTTACATACGGTAATGATATTAAGGTTTATGTGAATGATACACGCACTCCTGTGCTGGAATTCAAAGGTGAAAGCACTGACAAGTATCTGAAAGGCGGCGTCGGCTTACGAAGCTATCGTGCTCAGCCGATGTTCGATCATTTTATCGCAAGCGAATATGTCGTACCGCCGCAAACGGTGGAGGCCCCGACTCCGAATCAGAGTCCGCTTGTGCAAACGCCATTTATCCCGCTGCCACTGGGCTCGATTGAAGCCAAGGGCTGGCTGCTAAAGCAGCTGGAGCTGCAGCGTGACGGAGCAACCGGTTATGCGGAGGACCTCTACAGCGAGTTAAGCACGAATGCCGGCTGGCTTGGCGGGAATGCTCCTGATTCTGATTGGGAGCGCCCTGTTTACTATCTGAAAGGGCTTGTCCCGCTTGCTTATACGCTTCGCGATCAGGATCTGATAGCGACATCGCAAAAGTGGATATCGGCCATCCTGCAAAGTCAGCACGAAGACGGATCTTTCGGCCCGTCAACGAATGACGACTGGTGGCCGCGCATGGTCGCCTTGTATGCCATGAAGGATTACTACGAAGCGACGAAGGACGCCCGTGTTCTAACTTTTATGACGAATTACTTTCATTATCAAGCGTCGCAGCTGCCAACCCGGCCACTTCGCGATTGGGGCAAAATGCGCGTAGGTGACAACATCGACACCGTGCTGTGGCTGTACAATCGGACGGAAGATTCGTTCCTTTTGAACCTTGCCGATACGCTTGCCGAACAAGGTTATCCGCTTACTGACATATTCACGAACGACGGCTTTCAAAATTACGGTGACGATTTCCAACCGATGCATGCGGTGAATGTGAATGAAGCGATTAAGATGCCTACGGTCTATTACCAACGTTCGAACGATGCGGTTGACCGGGATGCCTTCCAAGCAGGTGTTGAGAATTTAAAAAAGCATGAGCAAATTACTGGTATGCCGTCAGGCACGGAGATGCTCGCAGGTATCGGTTCCACGCAAGGGGTGGAGCTATGCGCCATTACCGAACGGATGCAAAGCAATGAAGAAGCGGCGATGATTCTCGGTGACGCTCATATCGGCGATGCTCTGGAGAAGATCGCATTCAACTCCTTACCGGGAGCTATGGATAAAGAACTCAAGAATCATCAGTATTATTCGCTTCCGAATCAAGTAGAAAGTAATCTGGCCGATCACGGCTTTAAGCAGGAATACGATAACGGCACGATGCCATCGCCGACCTCGGGTTATCCGTGCTGCCGTTTCAACTTGCATATGGGCTGGCCTTATTTTGTTAAGAACATGTGGGCCGGAGTTCCTGAAGGCGGTTTGGGTGTCATTGCCTACGGACCAAGCCGTGTGAAAACTAGAATCAAGCAAGCAGACGTTACCATAGATGAAACGACCAATTATCCGTTTGAGGATCAAATCGGATTTGATGTTACAGCGTCAAGGAGCGTACAATTCCCGCTGAAGCTTAGGATACCGGCATGGGCCGATGGTCCGACAGTGACGGTAAACGGGGTTAGCCAGCAAGGTGTCATCTCGGGGGAATACATGACTATTGACCGTACATGGAATTCGGGAGATCGGGTCGTATTGACAGTTCCGATGAAGCTGAAAACATCGACCTGGGTAAACAATTCGGTCGGAATCGAACGCGGACCGTTGGTTTTCTCCCTGCAAATGGATGAGAACTGGCAGGTAGAGTCCAGTCCGATTGCAGCGAAGCCTGGATTCGATGCGGCGGCACTCGGGTTCAATCAATATCAGATATCCGCGCAAAATCCTTGGAATTACGGCTTGCTGATCGATCGCGAGCATCCGGAAGCAACCATTGAAGTTGTCACCGGTCCAATGCCGGAGAATCCGTTCCTTCAGGCTTCAAGCCCGGTGAAGCTGATCGCGAAGGCGAAGCGGATTTCTGCTTGGGGCAAAGCAGCAAACAATGTAGAAGCTGCTGAACCGCCTGCAGGTCCTGTACAGTCAGATGAAGCAATAGAAAATATTACGCTAGTGCCGTATGGATCGGAGAATTTGAGAGTTACTTATTTCCCGCAAGCTACCGATAAGGCAGAAGAGGCAGTGCCTGTGCAATATGAAGCAGAGCAGGCGAATACGTTCCATGTCCAGCTGAATACAAACAATAGTGCATCGGGTGGGAAGTATATCGGCGGCATGGATTACGAAGACAGCTACGTATCCTTTACGAATGTCGAGGTGCCGGAAGACGGCGCTTACGACATGGACATCTGGTACGCCAACGGCAGCGGTTTCCAAGCAGCGACCGGTAAAGTGTTGGTGAATGGCGAAGAGAAGTCCATCAAGCTGCAAGGTACTAGGGGATGGGGCCGTTTTATGGCGTTTCCGCTCAGCGTGCAGCTGCACAAAGGCAGCAACACGATTACTTTCATGAAAGGCACCGGATTCTATGAGTTGGATGATATAGTCGTTCGTCCGCATCAGGCAGGGGTGACAGAACCGGATAGTCCGCCGGCTGCGGCATTGACGGGACCTGACACGGTTACTGAAGGCCAGCCGTTTCAGACGCTGATAGGCATAAGCGGAGTAACTCAAAATGTGTACGCACAGGACATTACCGTCACCTATGATCCTTCCAAAATCGAATATGCAGGCTCTGAAGCGTTGAAGGATACCTTTGTCATCGTGGATGAGCGGAAGTCGGAAGGTCAAATCCGTTTCATTATGGCTAACTTGGGACTGCCCGCTGATCAAATGGAGGATCCACTGCTTCAGCTGAATTGGACGGCTGCAGCTGGTTCGGCGGATGGGAACACGTCGATTTCCGTGAGCAAAGCGATCGTTGCAGATGCGAGCGGGGAAGAGCAGGAGCTCGAAAGTGCTTCTCATAGTTTAAGCATCCAGGCAGCTGTTCAAGTGGATAAATCGGTTCTCATTCAACGCTTGGCAGAAGCGCAAGCTGCTTATGACTCTGCTATAGAGGGCAATTCGCCGGGGCAATATCCGGCAGGCTCAAAAGCGGCACTGCAATCGGCTATTGATCGAGCCGGAGCAGTTGCAAACCATTCCTCCGCTACGCAGGCAGAGGTGAACCAGGCTGCAGGTGTGCTGCAAGCAGCGCTGCAAACCTTCTTAAGCAGTGTGGTACATGCGGAGTCAGGCGACACCAATCAAGACGGCAAATACTCCATTGCGGATCTAGCGATCGTAGCGTCCGCATACGGCAAATCGTCGTCAGACGCCGATTGA
- a CDS encoding DMT family transporter, with the protein MKTSTYVTLILLTTLLMGVAFPVGKIGLAYAPPFLLMGCRFVLAGAVFAIITARKPQPKGLKMWLQAAVIGLFQSAGVMGCAYFSMRWITSAESSIITCTNPLIVIVLSTIFAGAVYNKRQWIGVVIGFIGVACAFGLQMSFQPGTLISLAGACCFAVATLLVKRWGAAFDMNVLAAYQMLAGGIALLILSAVTEQPHFTFSLMSVTVLLWLAIMGSIVQFSLWYFLLRSGDPGKTSAFLFLVPLFGVLSSWILLQEKVQWYAGVGGALICVGIFLVNWQQKPKAKPHAAVSLMKET; encoded by the coding sequence ATGAAGACTTCAACTTATGTTACGTTAATCTTGCTTACTACGCTCCTTATGGGAGTTGCTTTTCCAGTTGGTAAAATCGGGTTAGCCTATGCGCCGCCATTCCTTCTTATGGGATGCCGCTTCGTATTGGCAGGTGCCGTCTTTGCGATCATTACCGCCCGGAAGCCTCAGCCTAAAGGCCTGAAGATGTGGCTGCAGGCTGCCGTCATCGGCTTGTTTCAGTCAGCTGGGGTTATGGGCTGCGCTTATTTCAGTATGCGGTGGATCACTTCGGCGGAGTCGTCGATTATCACCTGCACGAATCCACTGATTGTGATCGTACTAAGTACGATCTTCGCCGGTGCGGTTTACAATAAACGCCAGTGGATCGGGGTCGTCATCGGATTTATCGGTGTTGCCTGTGCGTTCGGCTTACAGATGAGTTTCCAGCCGGGAACGTTGATTAGCTTGGCCGGAGCTTGCTGCTTCGCTGTGGCTACACTGCTGGTTAAGCGATGGGGCGCCGCTTTCGATATGAATGTGCTAGCCGCTTATCAAATGCTGGCCGGCGGAATCGCGCTGCTCATTTTAAGCGCAGTAACGGAGCAGCCTCATTTTACATTCTCCCTGATGTCAGTTACGGTTCTGCTCTGGCTTGCCATTATGGGTTCGATTGTGCAGTTTTCGTTATGGTACTTCTTACTGCGCAGCGGGGACCCGGGCAAAACAAGCGCATTTTTGTTTTTGGTGCCGTTGTTCGGCGTGCTGTCCAGCTGGATTTTGCTGCAAGAGAAGGTTCAGTGGTATGCCGGTGTGGGTGGGGCTTTGATCTGTGTCGGTATTTTCCTGGTAAATTGGCAGCAGAAGCCCAAAGCCAAGCCCCATGCAGCGGTTAGCCTCATGAAAGAAACTTGA
- a CDS encoding LysR family transcriptional regulator, translating into MESTDLRVFQSVAQEGSITKAASRLGYVQSNVTNRIQQLETELNTSLFVRHNRGMTLSSSGKTLLGYADKIIRMLDEASRALSATEEPKGPLQIGSTQTAAAVRLPKLLASYYALYPDVHLSLSTNHSQSLMDKVLQYELDGAFIGCPCDHPDMQAIPAFDEELVVVSAPSVTSLKEAAAKPILVFSKGCSYRDVLHQWQESAGITQPVIMEFGTLEAIIGGVSAGLGISVMPRAVIHKHEADGAVRIHELPISYSHMTTHFITRKDSFVSSALRAFIEMIPTTPQSSVTSLI; encoded by the coding sequence ATGGAAAGTACTGATTTACGTGTGTTTCAATCGGTTGCTCAGGAGGGTTCTATTACGAAAGCAGCCTCCCGGCTCGGCTATGTGCAGTCGAATGTAACGAACCGCATCCAACAGCTGGAGACAGAACTGAATACCTCCCTGTTCGTTCGCCATAATCGCGGCATGACACTCTCTTCCAGCGGCAAGACGCTGCTCGGTTACGCCGATAAAATCATTAGAATGTTAGATGAAGCCTCCAGAGCTCTCTCGGCGACGGAGGAGCCCAAAGGCCCGCTTCAAATCGGATCTACACAAACTGCAGCCGCTGTTCGATTGCCTAAGCTGCTGGCCTCTTATTATGCGCTTTATCCGGATGTGCACTTGTCGTTATCGACCAATCATTCGCAGTCACTCATGGATAAAGTACTGCAGTATGAATTGGATGGCGCCTTCATCGGTTGTCCATGTGATCATCCCGACATGCAGGCCATCCCTGCTTTTGACGAAGAGCTTGTTGTCGTATCGGCACCATCTGTTACAAGCCTGAAAGAAGCGGCTGCCAAGCCTATCCTTGTATTCAGCAAAGGATGTTCCTATCGAGATGTGCTGCATCAATGGCAAGAATCTGCCGGAATCACGCAGCCTGTTATTATGGAATTCGGCACCTTGGAGGCAATTATCGGGGGAGTTTCCGCAGGACTTGGTATCTCTGTTATGCCCAGAGCAGTCATTCACAAACATGAAGCTGACGGAGCAGTTCGCATCCATGAATTACCCATCTCCTACAGCCACATGACAACTCATTTCATTACGCGGAAAGATTCATTTGTCAGCAGTGCGTTAAGAGCATTTATAGAGATGATTCCGACCACACCGCAATCGAGCGTTACTTCACTGATTTGA
- a CDS encoding D-2-hydroxyacid dehydrogenase family protein: MKLRCAVLDDYQNIARHMADWSAIEEQVDVEFLQHHIDDEEELIRQLEDYEILVIMRERTRFGASILSRLPKLKLLVTTGMRNASIDLSAATEYGIKVCGTGAGGDPTTELTWALILGLARNVVQEHQALRSNGPWQSTIGTDLQGKRLGLLGLGKLGSRVARIGQAFGMEVCAWSQNLMQERAEEAGVKLAPSKEELLASSDFVSIHLVLGERTRGLIGRKELQVMRPTAYLINTSRAPIIDQDALVEALQKGWIAGAGLDVYMTEPLPKNDPFRSLPNVLSTPHLGYVSEANYKAYFQGAIEDIQAFLQGEMVRQLNT; encoded by the coding sequence ATGAAGCTTCGCTGTGCAGTTTTAGACGATTATCAAAATATTGCACGACATATGGCGGACTGGTCGGCCATTGAAGAGCAGGTGGATGTGGAGTTCTTGCAACATCATATCGATGATGAAGAAGAGTTGATCCGGCAGCTTGAGGATTATGAGATACTTGTTATTATGCGAGAACGCACACGTTTTGGCGCATCCATCCTTTCCCGCTTGCCTAAGCTGAAGCTGCTGGTGACGACCGGGATGCGTAATGCGTCTATCGATCTGTCTGCGGCAACGGAGTATGGCATTAAGGTATGCGGTACTGGCGCAGGCGGCGACCCGACAACGGAGCTGACCTGGGCGTTAATTCTAGGCTTGGCTCGGAATGTGGTCCAGGAGCATCAGGCACTGCGCAGTAACGGTCCGTGGCAAAGCACAATCGGCACCGATCTTCAAGGCAAGCGGCTTGGCTTGCTTGGATTAGGCAAACTCGGCAGCCGGGTAGCGCGAATTGGACAAGCGTTTGGCATGGAAGTGTGCGCATGGAGTCAGAACCTGATGCAGGAGCGAGCGGAAGAAGCAGGCGTGAAGCTAGCTCCTAGCAAAGAGGAGCTGCTGGCAAGCAGCGACTTTGTATCCATTCATCTGGTATTGGGTGAGCGGACTAGGGGGCTGATCGGACGCAAAGAGCTGCAGGTGATGCGGCCTACTGCCTATTTAATTAATACCTCGCGCGCGCCGATTATTGATCAGGATGCGCTTGTTGAGGCGCTGCAGAAAGGCTGGATCGCAGGAGCAGGACTGGATGTGTATATGACGGAGCCGCTTCCGAAGAATGACCCGTTTCGATCGCTGCCTAACGTTCTCTCGACGCCGCATCTCGGCTACGTATCTGAAGCGAACTACAAAGCCTACTTTCAAGGAGCGATTGAGGATATCCAGGCATTCTTGCAGGGTGAAATGGTTCGTCAACTAAATACTTAA
- a CDS encoding helix-turn-helix domain-containing protein: protein MKAVIYRQTHSLENSLSERLLQVKDMDVVVKEADDERVAMKEILSVHPDLLFYVCSSVKQQDLRNIQDVKQRLPYCAVIVVGDQASFPELVQLLRLHIFDYLLAPFYTREVDALLQRARHWVEDSKRQQHYHAWLYQKFAENHDSIQLSSLQSWLSGKMEHEQMAKEAHYFNLDLQTPYLFMIIKPMKWTSWQADGWEFELAYFAVKNVAHELLSPCGGHLIFKDGGEHFIVMASLTEVPNAHETVSMIKNHLKSCISPHLAISYAITEDTLSEVPILYPKMTEELKQAESITPVVQNVKGYIDEHYNETLRLNTIAGRMRMSSAYLSGLIKRELGMSFIEYVTKVRIEMAIHYMSDPTCKIYEVAGRVGFQSQHYFSTSFKKFTGVSPSQYLGKRAASTARSTALS from the coding sequence ATGAAAGCCGTCATTTACCGGCAAACACACAGCTTGGAGAACTCACTGTCAGAAAGACTACTCCAGGTGAAGGATATGGATGTAGTCGTGAAGGAAGCGGACGATGAGCGGGTCGCTATGAAAGAAATACTATCGGTTCATCCGGATCTGCTTTTTTATGTATGCTCGAGTGTGAAGCAGCAAGATCTTAGAAACATTCAAGACGTTAAGCAAAGACTGCCATACTGTGCGGTTATCGTGGTAGGCGACCAGGCTTCGTTTCCTGAGCTTGTTCAATTGTTGCGCCTGCATATATTTGATTATTTATTGGCTCCTTTCTATACGAGGGAAGTGGATGCTCTCCTGCAGAGGGCTAGGCATTGGGTCGAAGACAGCAAGAGGCAGCAGCATTACCATGCGTGGCTTTATCAAAAATTTGCGGAGAATCATGACAGCATCCAATTGAGTTCTTTACAGTCGTGGCTGTCGGGGAAAATGGAGCACGAGCAGATGGCGAAAGAGGCGCATTATTTTAATCTGGATTTACAGACGCCATATTTGTTCATGATCATTAAGCCCATGAAGTGGACATCGTGGCAGGCGGATGGCTGGGAATTTGAGCTTGCCTATTTTGCGGTGAAAAATGTAGCCCATGAGCTGCTTAGCCCTTGTGGCGGCCATTTGATATTTAAAGATGGGGGAGAGCATTTCATCGTTATGGCATCACTCACAGAAGTTCCAAACGCGCACGAGACCGTATCGATGATCAAAAATCATCTGAAGAGTTGCATTTCTCCGCATCTAGCCATCAGTTACGCGATCACGGAAGATACATTATCGGAAGTGCCGATCCTATATCCCAAAATGACGGAAGAGTTGAAGCAGGCAGAAAGCATCACACCGGTTGTTCAAAACGTCAAAGGATACATCGACGAGCATTATAATGAAACGCTAAGGCTGAACACGATTGCAGGACGGATGCGAATGAGCTCCGCATACTTAAGCGGCCTGATCAAGAGAGAGCTGGGAATGTCTTTTATCGAGTATGTGACCAAGGTCCGCATCGAAATGGCCATTCACTACATGAGCGATCCGACATGCAAAATTTATGAGGTTGCCGGTCGGGTAGGCTTTCAGAGTCAGCATTATTTCAGTACTTCGTTTAAAAAGTTCACCGGCGTTTCACCCAGTCAGTATTTAGGTAAAAGAGCGGCTAGTACCGCGCGATCCACGGCCCTTTCTTAG
- a CDS encoding TlpA family protein disulfide reductase, translating to MKSNIALIAAILMVSLLACWKTFSHAYDDTNRIDGKGLDIHALEQIVSSADNGGKPGAAGVKAPGFTLKTTNGTYYTVGGKRDKPMVLHFWASWCDACSVAESTLTKLYEQYNKQIDFVGVNVTTEEKPGNMESFVMQNHIQYPILLDEHKHAADLYELHALPTFFLIDRGGDIIDTFHMEDPMELMQKVEKLAEQAL from the coding sequence ATGAAATCGAACATTGCATTGATCGCAGCTATTCTGATGGTCAGTTTATTGGCTTGCTGGAAGACATTTTCTCATGCCTATGATGATACGAATCGTATCGATGGTAAGGGGCTGGATATCCATGCTTTAGAACAAATTGTGAGCTCGGCTGACAATGGCGGTAAACCTGGAGCCGCCGGGGTAAAAGCGCCTGGCTTCACATTGAAAACAACCAATGGCACCTATTATACCGTCGGAGGAAAGCGGGATAAGCCGATGGTTCTCCATTTCTGGGCGAGTTGGTGTGACGCTTGCTCCGTGGCTGAGTCAACTTTGACCAAGCTGTATGAACAATACAATAAGCAGATTGACTTTGTCGGGGTGAATGTGACGACGGAAGAGAAGCCGGGGAATATGGAGTCCTTCGTCATGCAAAATCACATCCAGTACCCCATCCTGCTCGATGAGCATAAGCATGCGGCCGATCTTTATGAGCTTCATGCACTACCGACGTTCTTTTTGATTGACCGAGGTGGAGATATCATCGACACGTTCCATATGGAGGATCCGATGGAGCTGATGCAAAAGGTAGAAAAACTGGCTGAGCAAGCTTTATGA
- a CDS encoding SDR family oxidoreductase: MKLLVTGATGKLGNKIVETLLKTVPANELAVSVRSVEKAEKWKELGVEVRHGDFDQPATLDAAFAGIDRLLIISADGDNETRIRQHTDAVEAAKRAGVGFIAYTSLADASDSTIFLAPVHRITEEAIRQAGIPYSFLRNNWYLENEISSIGAVLAGAPWLTSAGSGKVGWATQQDYAEAAAAVLAGKGHENTIYELSGPLLSQEELAAALGTVLGKDVPVQQVDDNTYADIMKGAGVPDFVIPILVGIQQGIREGALEIRSNDFEKLLGRPVTPISEGLAGLVEGLKVN; encoded by the coding sequence ATGAAGCTTTTAGTAACAGGAGCAACTGGCAAGTTAGGCAACAAAATTGTAGAGACATTGCTGAAAACAGTTCCCGCTAACGAACTGGCGGTTAGTGTCCGCAGCGTAGAGAAAGCAGAGAAGTGGAAGGAGCTCGGCGTGGAAGTCCGTCATGGAGATTTTGACCAACCTGCGACGTTGGACGCCGCATTTGCAGGCATCGATCGATTGCTGATCATCTCTGCGGATGGGGATAACGAAACGAGAATCAGACAGCACACGGATGCAGTTGAAGCAGCAAAGCGCGCCGGAGTTGGCTTTATTGCCTATACGAGCTTGGCAGATGCTAGTGACAGCACGATTTTCCTGGCGCCAGTTCACCGGATTACAGAGGAGGCTATTCGCCAAGCGGGGATTCCCTATTCTTTTTTAAGAAACAACTGGTACTTGGAAAATGAAATCTCCAGCATCGGGGCCGTATTAGCAGGTGCACCATGGTTAACTTCTGCCGGTTCCGGGAAAGTGGGCTGGGCCACTCAGCAAGATTATGCGGAAGCAGCCGCGGCTGTCCTGGCGGGGAAGGGGCATGAGAATACAATCTATGAGCTTTCAGGACCTTTGCTGTCACAAGAGGAATTGGCTGCAGCTCTCGGAACCGTGTTAGGTAAGGATGTTCCCGTACAGCAGGTGGACGACAATACCTACGCTGATATCATGAAAGGAGCAGGGGTTCCTGATTTCGTCATTCCTATACTTGTAGGAATCCAGCAAGGTATTCGTGAGGGAGCTTTAGAGATTCGAAGCAATGATTTTGAAAAACTGCTCGGTCGACCTGTTACTCCGATCAGCGAAGGGCTTGCTGGCTTGGTTGAAGGATTAAAAGTCAACTAA